The following are encoded together in the Citrobacter arsenatis genome:
- a CDS encoding glycerol-3-phosphate responsive antiterminator codes for MPLLHLLRQNPVIAAVKDNASLQLAIDSECQFISVLYGNICTISNIVKKIKNAGKYAFIHVDLLEGASNKEVVIQFLKLVTEADGIISTKAPMLKAARAEGFFCIHRLFIVDSISFHNIDKQVAQSNPDCIEILPGCMPKVLGWVTEKIRQPLIAGGLVCDEEDARNAMKAGVAALSTTNTTVWKLAKQLN; via the coding sequence ATGCCCCTGCTACACCTGCTCCGACAAAATCCGGTCATTGCCGCCGTTAAAGACAACGCCAGCCTGCAGTTGGCCATTGATTCCGAGTGCCAGTTTATCTCCGTGCTGTACGGCAATATCTGCACCATCAGCAACATCGTCAAGAAAATCAAAAACGCCGGTAAGTATGCGTTTATTCACGTCGACCTGCTGGAAGGCGCTTCCAATAAAGAGGTGGTGATTCAGTTTTTAAAGCTGGTTACCGAGGCGGACGGGATCATCAGCACTAAAGCGCCGATGCTAAAAGCGGCCAGAGCGGAAGGTTTTTTCTGCATTCATCGCCTGTTTATCGTCGACTCCATCTCCTTTCATAATATTGATAAGCAGGTGGCGCAGTCTAATCCTGATTGCATTGAGATTCTGCCGGGCTGTATGCCGAAAGTTCTGGGATGGGTCACGGAGAAAATTCGCCAGCCGCTGATTGCCGGCGGGCTAGTCTGCGATGAGGAAGATGCGCGTAATGCGATGAAGGCTGGCGTTGCGGCCCTGTCTACCACCAATACCACGGTCTGGAAATTAGCGAAGCAGCTTAATTAA
- a CDS encoding electron transfer flavoprotein subunit alpha/FixB family protein, whose amino-acid sequence MKIAMVMTAGESAAMGHWLATASLADAELERWIIDGEAEVAQQLLEALVARWRQTPVDMLIFPAGTLGDELATRLAWRLQGGSVCQVLAVNTPEGRVTKPHWGNALIATLKVAARPLCLSLARQPGVHTSIDLPVEMTTRHIAPAALPDWLISVESVEPTGAHPLLEAKHVLVVGQGGEGVDADHIAALAHGLGAEAGYSRARVMNGGYDAERLIGISGHLLAPDVCIVAGASGAAALMAGVRDSRFIVAVNRDASAPVFTQADVGIVDDWPAVLEALTACADT is encoded by the coding sequence ATGAAGATAGCGATGGTGATGACTGCCGGTGAGAGCGCCGCGATGGGTCACTGGCTAGCGACCGCCAGCCTCGCAGATGCAGAGCTGGAGCGCTGGATTATCGACGGTGAAGCCGAGGTTGCGCAGCAGCTTCTTGAGGCGCTGGTTGCCCGGTGGCGGCAGACGCCGGTCGATATGCTGATATTCCCGGCGGGTACGTTGGGCGATGAGCTGGCGACCAGGCTGGCCTGGCGTTTACAGGGCGGCAGCGTGTGCCAGGTGCTGGCAGTGAATACGCCAGAGGGGCGAGTGACGAAGCCTCACTGGGGCAATGCGCTGATTGCGACCCTGAAGGTGGCGGCCCGGCCGCTTTGCCTGTCGCTGGCGCGCCAGCCCGGCGTTCATACGTCTATCGATCTTCCTGTCGAGATGACGACTCGCCATATTGCGCCAGCGGCTTTACCTGACTGGTTAATCAGCGTTGAAAGCGTCGAGCCTACGGGCGCTCATCCCTTGCTGGAGGCGAAGCACGTGCTGGTGGTCGGGCAGGGCGGCGAGGGCGTTGATGCCGACCACATTGCGGCGCTGGCGCACGGTCTGGGGGCGGAAGCGGGCTACAGCCGCGCGCGGGTGATGAACGGCGGCTACGATGCGGAACGCCTGATAGGGATCTCTGGTCATCTGTTGGCGCCGGATGTTTGCATTGTCGCGGGCGCGTCGGGGGCGGCGGCGCTGATGGCTGGGGTCAGAGATAGCCGGTTTATCGTGGCTGTCAATCGTGACGCCAGCGCGCCGGTATTTACCCAGGCGGATGTCGGCATTGTGGATGACTGGCCTGCGGTGCTTGAAGCGCTGACTGCCTGCGCGGATACATAA
- a CDS encoding electron transfer flavoprotein subunit beta/FixA family protein: MNILLAFKPEPDASMLAEKDWQTTARDTCGPDVSLLRCAIGADEQAAAALLLAQRSAGCEMTLTALSIGDERALHWLRYFAALGFEQQVLLEAAGDLRFAPSFIAGQLADWQRSLGAELVVIGCQSSEGQNGQTPFLLAEMLNWPCFTQVERFTLEPPFVVVEQRTISGVRRCRVRLPAVIAVRQCGEVALPVPGMRQRLAAAKAEVVRRAVTAEATPAVQCLRLTRPEQRRSAVIIEGATAQEKARNLWNSYLRQRMQP; the protein is encoded by the coding sequence ATGAACATTCTGTTGGCGTTTAAGCCCGAACCTGATGCCAGCATGCTGGCGGAAAAAGACTGGCAGACGACCGCCCGGGACACCTGCGGGCCGGATGTTTCGCTATTGCGCTGCGCCATCGGTGCTGATGAACAGGCCGCCGCCGCGCTGCTGCTGGCCCAGCGTAGCGCGGGCTGTGAGATGACCCTGACCGCATTAAGCATTGGCGATGAGCGCGCGCTGCACTGGCTACGTTACTTTGCCGCGTTAGGCTTTGAGCAGCAGGTGCTGCTGGAGGCGGCCGGAGACCTGCGCTTTGCGCCATCCTTTATTGCCGGGCAGCTTGCCGACTGGCAGCGCAGCCTCGGGGCTGAACTGGTAGTGATCGGCTGCCAGAGCAGCGAGGGGCAGAATGGGCAGACGCCGTTTCTTCTGGCGGAGATGCTGAACTGGCCCTGTTTCACCCAGGTCGAACGCTTCACCCTTGAGCCGCCTTTTGTGGTCGTCGAACAGCGAACGATATCCGGTGTTCGCCGCTGCCGGGTACGTCTGCCCGCGGTGATTGCGGTCAGGCAGTGTGGCGAAGTGGCGCTGCCGGTTCCCGGTATGCGCCAGCGACTGGCGGCGGCAAAGGCGGAGGTTGTGCGCCGGGCGGTGACCGCCGAGGCGACGCCTGCGGTTCAGTGTTTACGCCTGACTCGCCCGGAGCAACGGCGCAGCGCGGTGATAATCGAGGGGGCAACGGCGCAGGAGAAAGCCAGGAACCTATGGAATAGCTACCTTCGCCAGAGGATGCAGCCATGA
- a CDS encoding MFS transporter: MNTSPVRMDDLPLNGFHCRIAALTFGAHLVDGYVLGVIGYAIIQLTPAMHLTPFMAGMIGGAALLGLFIGSLILGWVSDHIGRQKIFNFSFVLITVASFLQFFATTPEQLIGLRILIGIGLGGDYSVGHTLLAEFSPRRHRGILLGAFSVVWTVGYVLASLAGHHFITENPDAWRWLLASSALPALLITLLRWGTPESPRWLMRQGRFAEAHAVVQRCFGMHVQLGDEVIKETNKHIRTLFSSRYWRRTAFNSIFFVCLVIPWFVIYTWLPTIAETIGLEDALTASLLLNALLIVGALLGLVLTHLLAHRHFLLGSFLLLAATLIVMACLPPGSHWTLLLFVFFSTTISAVSNLVGILPAESFPTDIRSLGVGFATAMSRLGAAISTGLLPWTLAQWGMTVTLLLLAGVLLIGFVVTWLWAPETKALPLVAAGSGDHRQGGTNEHSVGV; this comes from the coding sequence ATGAACACTTCACCGGTGCGAATGGATGATTTACCGCTAAACGGCTTTCACTGCCGTATTGCCGCGCTGACTTTTGGCGCACATCTCGTTGATGGCTATGTCCTTGGCGTCATCGGTTACGCCATTATTCAGCTCACCCCCGCTATGCATCTGACGCCGTTTATGGCGGGTATGATCGGCGGCGCGGCGCTACTGGGGCTTTTTATCGGCAGCCTGATTCTGGGATGGGTTTCGGATCACATTGGCCGCCAGAAAATTTTCAACTTCAGCTTTGTGCTGATTACCGTCGCTTCATTTCTGCAGTTTTTCGCCACCACGCCAGAGCAACTGATTGGTTTGCGGATCCTGATTGGGATCGGCCTCGGGGGGGATTACTCCGTGGGCCACACGCTGCTGGCCGAGTTTTCGCCGCGCCGACACCGGGGAATTCTGCTGGGCGCATTCAGCGTGGTATGGACCGTCGGCTATGTGCTGGCAAGTCTGGCTGGGCACCACTTTATTACGGAAAACCCTGATGCCTGGCGCTGGCTGCTGGCATCGTCCGCTCTCCCGGCACTATTGATTACGCTGCTGCGCTGGGGGACGCCGGAATCGCCGCGCTGGCTGATGCGTCAGGGACGATTCGCCGAAGCGCATGCGGTAGTACAGCGCTGTTTTGGTATGCACGTACAGCTCGGTGATGAGGTTATAAAAGAGACGAATAAACACATCAGAACCCTGTTCTCATCGCGCTACTGGCGGCGCACGGCCTTTAATAGCATCTTCTTTGTCTGCCTGGTGATCCCCTGGTTCGTTATTTACACCTGGCTGCCGACGATTGCCGAAACCATTGGTCTTGAAGATGCGCTAACCGCCAGCCTGTTGCTGAATGCGCTGCTGATCGTGGGCGCGCTGCTGGGGCTGGTATTAACCCATCTGCTGGCGCATCGCCACTTCCTGCTGGGCAGCTTTCTGCTGCTCGCGGCGACATTAATTGTGATGGCTTGCTTACCGCCCGGTAGCCACTGGACGCTGCTGCTGTTTGTCTTTTTCAGCACCACGATTTCAGCGGTCAGCAATCTGGTGGGGATTTTACCGGCGGAAAGCTTTCCCACCGACATTCGCTCGCTGGGGGTAGGATTTGCCACCGCCATGAGCCGCCTTGGTGCGGCCATCAGCACCGGTTTGCTGCCCTGGACTCTGGCGCAATGGGGGATGACGGTCACGCTGCTGCTATTAGCTGGCGTATTGCTGATCGGCTTTGTGGTGACCTGGCTATGGGCGCCGGAGACCAAAGCGCTGCCGCTGGTGGCAGCCGGCAGCGGCGACCACAGACAAGGAGGTACAAATGAACATTCTGTTGGCGTTTAA
- a CDS encoding FAD-binding oxidoreductase, translating to MSLSREAIVDQLKEIVGCDRVITDETVLKRNSIDRFRKYADIHGIFTLPLPAAVVKLGSTDQVSNVLAFMNQHKINGVPRTGASATEGGLETVVENSVVLDGAGMNQILNIDIENMQATAQCGVPLEVLENALRAKGYTTGHSPQSKPLAQMGGLVATRSIGQFSTLYGAIEDMVVGLEAVLADGTVTRIKNVPRRAAGPDIRHIIIGNEGALCYITEVTVKIFKFTPENNLYYGYVLDDMKVGFEILREVMVEGYRPSIARLYDAEDGTQHFTHFADGKCVLIFMAEGNPRLAKATGEGIAEVVARYPQCQRVDSKLIENWFNHLNWGPEKVAAERVQILKTGNMGFTTEVSGCWSCIHQIYESVIQRIRTEFPHADDITMLGGHSSHSYINGTNMYFVYDYNVVGCKPEEEIDKYHNPLNKIICEETIRLGGSMVHHHGIGKHRVHWSKLEHGSAWPLLEGLKKQFDPNGIMNAGTIYPIEK from the coding sequence ATGTCTTTATCCCGTGAAGCGATTGTTGATCAGCTCAAAGAGATTGTTGGTTGCGATCGCGTGATTACTGATGAAACCGTTTTAAAACGAAACAGTATTGACCGCTTTCGTAAATATGCTGATATCCATGGCATCTTTACGCTACCGCTGCCTGCCGCAGTGGTTAAGTTAGGCTCGACCGACCAGGTTTCTAACGTGCTGGCCTTTATGAACCAGCATAAGATCAATGGCGTTCCGCGTACCGGTGCTTCTGCGACGGAAGGCGGTCTGGAAACCGTGGTTGAGAATTCCGTGGTGCTGGACGGCGCCGGGATGAACCAAATCCTGAATATTGATATCGAGAATATGCAGGCGACCGCGCAGTGCGGCGTGCCGCTGGAAGTGCTGGAAAACGCGCTGCGGGCTAAGGGCTACACCACCGGACACTCGCCGCAGTCTAAACCGCTGGCGCAGATGGGCGGCCTGGTGGCAACCCGCAGCATTGGTCAATTTTCCACGCTGTACGGCGCAATTGAAGATATGGTTGTCGGCCTCGAGGCCGTACTGGCGGACGGCACCGTCACCCGCATCAAAAACGTCCCGCGCCGCGCCGCCGGCCCGGACATTCGCCACATCATTATCGGTAACGAAGGCGCACTGTGCTATATCACTGAAGTGACAGTGAAAATATTCAAGTTTACCCCGGAAAACAACCTCTACTATGGCTACGTTCTGGACGATATGAAGGTGGGGTTTGAGATCCTGCGTGAAGTGATGGTGGAGGGATATCGTCCGTCGATCGCTCGCCTGTACGATGCGGAAGATGGCACCCAGCACTTCACCCATTTTGCCGATGGCAAATGCGTGCTGATCTTTATGGCTGAGGGCAACCCGCGGCTGGCGAAAGCGACCGGGGAAGGCATTGCGGAAGTTGTGGCGCGCTACCCGCAGTGTCAGCGCGTGGACAGTAAGCTTATCGAAAACTGGTTTAACCATCTGAACTGGGGCCCGGAAAAAGTGGCCGCCGAACGCGTACAGATCCTGAAAACCGGTAATATGGGCTTCACCACCGAGGTTTCAGGCTGCTGGAGCTGCATCCACCAGATCTATGAAAGCGTGATCCAGCGTATTCGTACCGAATTCCCGCACGCCGATGATATCACCATGCTGGGCGGTCACTCCTCTCATAGTTATATCAACGGTACCAACATGTACTTTGTGTATGACTACAACGTTGTGGGCTGCAAACCGGAAGAGGAGATTGATAAGTACCACAACCCACTCAACAAAATTATCTGTGAAGAGACGATTCGCCTCGGCGGTTCGATGGTGCATCACCACGGGATTGGTAAACATCGCGTTCACTGGAGCAAGCTGGAACACGGCAGCGCATGGCCGTTGCTGGAAGGATTGAAGAAGCAGTTCGATCCCAACGGTATTATGAATGCGGGGACAATCTACCCGATTGAAAAATAA
- a CDS encoding SDR family oxidoreductase, with the protein MSIESLNAFSMDFFSLKGKTAIVTGGNSGLGQAFAMALAKAGANLFIPSFVKDNGETKEIIEKQGVEVEFMQVDITEKGAPEKIIAACCKRFGTVDILVNNAGICKLNKVLDFGRADWDPMIDVNLTAAFELSYEAAKIMIPQNSGKIINICSLFSYLGGQWSPAYSATKHALAGFTKAYCDELGQYNIQVNGIAPGYYATDITLATRSNPETNQRVLDHIPANRWGDTQDLMGAAVFLASQASNYVNGHLLVVDGGYLVR; encoded by the coding sequence ATGTCGATCGAATCTCTTAATGCATTCTCAATGGATTTCTTTTCGCTGAAAGGTAAAACGGCGATTGTCACCGGCGGCAATAGCGGGCTGGGTCAGGCTTTTGCCATGGCGCTGGCGAAGGCGGGGGCGAACCTGTTTATCCCGAGCTTTGTGAAAGATAACGGTGAAACCAAAGAAATTATTGAAAAACAGGGTGTTGAAGTCGAGTTCATGCAGGTGGATATCACTGAGAAAGGCGCACCGGAGAAGATCATCGCCGCCTGCTGCAAACGCTTCGGCACGGTCGATATTCTGGTCAACAACGCCGGGATTTGTAAGCTGAATAAGGTGCTGGATTTTGGGCGTGCGGACTGGGATCCGATGATTGACGTTAACCTGACGGCAGCGTTTGAACTGAGCTATGAAGCGGCAAAAATTATGATCCCGCAAAATAGCGGGAAAATTATTAACATTTGCTCCTTATTCTCCTACCTTGGCGGGCAGTGGTCACCAGCTTATTCAGCCACTAAACATGCGCTTGCCGGTTTCACCAAGGCATATTGCGATGAATTAGGACAATATAATATTCAGGTTAATGGTATTGCCCCAGGGTATTATGCGACCGATATTACGTTGGCCACTCGTAGTAATCCGGAAACTAATCAGCGGGTATTGGATCATATTCCAGCTAATCGCTGGGGGGATACTCAGGATTTAATGGGCGCAGCCGTATTTTTAGCGAGTCAGGCATCCAATTATGTGAATGGACATCTATTAGTTGTCGATGGCGGCTATCTGGTACGCTAA
- a CDS encoding MFS transporter yields the protein MQQTSYRRWITLAIISFSGGVSFDLAYLRYIYQIPMAKFMGFSNTEIGLIMSTFGIAAIILYAPSGVIADKFSHRKMITSAMIITGLLGLLMATYPPLWVMLCIQVAFAITTILMLWSVSIKAASLLGDHSEQGKIMGWMEGLRGVGVMSLAVFTMWAFSRFAPDDSNSLKTVIVIYSVVYILLGILCWFFVSDAPAHSNAATEEKKSFQLRDILAVLRISTTWYCSMVIFGVFTIYAILSYSTNYLTEMYGMSLVAASYMGIVINKIFRAICGPLGGIITTYSKVKSPTRVIQLLSIVGVLALIALLATNSNPQSVAMGIGLILLLGFTCYASRGLYWACPGEARTPNYIMGTTVGICSVIGFLPDVFVYPIVGHWQDTLPAEEAYRNMWLMGLVALCMVILFTFLLFRKIRSADTTPENKTALAAETTGE from the coding sequence ATGCAACAAACCTCATATCGCCGTTGGATAACCCTCGCCATTATTAGTTTTAGCGGCGGCGTCAGCTTTGACCTTGCCTATTTAAGATATATCTACCAGATCCCCATGGCAAAATTTATGGGATTCAGCAATACCGAAATTGGACTAATTATGAGTACATTTGGTATCGCTGCGATTATTCTTTATGCTCCCAGCGGGGTTATTGCTGATAAATTCTCCCATCGCAAAATGATTACTTCGGCCATGATTATTACCGGGTTGCTCGGTTTATTAATGGCGACTTATCCTCCGCTGTGGGTCATGCTATGTATCCAGGTTGCCTTTGCCATCACCACAATTCTGATGCTGTGGTCGGTATCGATTAAAGCCGCCTCTCTGCTTGGCGATCACAGCGAGCAGGGAAAAATCATGGGCTGGATGGAGGGGCTGCGCGGCGTGGGCGTGATGTCGCTGGCGGTATTTACCATGTGGGCATTTTCCCGCTTCGCACCCGATGACAGCAACAGCCTGAAGACGGTAATCGTTATCTACAGCGTGGTGTACATCCTGCTGGGCATACTGTGCTGGTTTTTCGTCAGCGATGCCCCTGCGCACAGCAACGCCGCGACAGAAGAGAAAAAATCGTTCCAGCTACGCGATATTCTCGCCGTGCTGCGCATCAGCACCACCTGGTACTGCAGCATGGTGATTTTTGGCGTCTTTACTATCTACGCCATCCTGAGCTATTCCACCAACTACCTGACCGAAATGTACGGTATGTCGCTGGTGGCCGCGAGCTATATGGGGATCGTGATCAACAAAATCTTCCGCGCCATCTGCGGCCCGCTGGGCGGCATTATTACCACCTATAGCAAGGTGAAATCGCCGACCCGCGTCATTCAGCTGCTGTCGATCGTTGGAGTGCTGGCGCTTATCGCACTGCTGGCCACCAACTCGAACCCGCAGTCCGTCGCCATGGGGATCGGCCTGATTCTGCTGCTGGGCTTTACCTGCTACGCCTCTCGCGGACTTTACTGGGCCTGTCCCGGCGAAGCCAGAACGCCTAACTACATCATGGGCACCACCGTTGGGATCTGCTCGGTAATCGGCTTCCTGCCCGACGTTTTTGTCTATCCGATTGTCGGCCACTGGCAGGACACCCTTCCTGCCGAAGAAGCCTATCGCAATATGTGGCTGATGGGCTTAGTCGCGCTGTGCATGGTGATCCTCTTTACCTTCCTGCTGTTCAGGAAAATACGCAGCGCCGATACAACACCAGAAAACAAGACAGCGCTGGCCGCTGAAACAACCGGCGAGTGA
- a CDS encoding FGGY-family carbohydrate kinase encodes MSKKYIIGIDGGSQSTKVVMYDLQGNVVCEGKGLLQPMHTPDADTAEHPDDDLWTSLCFAGKDLMNQFAGHKEDIVGIGLGSIRCCRALLKADGTPAEPLISWQDARVTRPYEHTNPDVAWVTSFSGYLSHRLTGEFKDNIANYFGQWPVDYKTWSWSDDDEVMKKFNIPRHMLFDVQMPGTILGHLTEQAALATGFPAGLPVVCTTSDKPVEALGAGLLDDETAVISLGTYIALMMNGKQLPKDPVAYWPIMSSIPETLLYEGYGIRKGMWTVSWLRDMLGESLIQDAKAQGLSPEDLLNKKASVVPPGCNGLMTVLDWLTNPWEPYKRGIMIGFDSSMDYAWIYRSILESVALTLKNNYDNMCNEMNHFAKHIIITGGGSNSDLFMQIFADVFNLPARRNAINGCASLGAAINTAVGLGLYPSYETAIDNMVRVKDVFMPVEQNASRYEALNKGIFRELTQHTDVILKKSYQVTHGNLDNVDAIQSWSNA; translated from the coding sequence ATGTCAAAGAAATACATCATTGGAATCGATGGCGGGAGCCAGAGCACCAAAGTCGTGATGTACGACCTGCAGGGCAATGTGGTTTGTGAGGGAAAAGGCCTGTTACAGCCGATGCATACCCCGGATGCCGATACCGCAGAACATCCCGACGATGATCTATGGACCTCTTTATGCTTCGCCGGAAAAGATCTGATGAATCAATTTGCGGGCCATAAAGAAGATATTGTCGGCATCGGGCTGGGCTCCATCCGCTGCTGTCGCGCGTTGCTTAAAGCGGACGGCACACCCGCAGAACCGTTAATCAGCTGGCAGGACGCCCGCGTTACCCGACCTTATGAGCATACTAATCCTGATGTGGCCTGGGTTACCTCATTTTCGGGCTATCTGTCGCACCGGTTAACCGGCGAGTTCAAAGACAACATCGCCAACTACTTTGGTCAGTGGCCGGTGGATTATAAAACCTGGTCGTGGAGCGACGATGACGAGGTGATGAAGAAGTTTAACATCCCGCGCCACATGCTCTTTGACGTGCAGATGCCGGGGACAATCTTAGGCCATCTTACCGAACAGGCCGCTCTCGCTACCGGCTTCCCGGCGGGTTTGCCCGTTGTTTGCACCACCAGCGACAAACCGGTCGAAGCCCTCGGCGCAGGGCTGCTGGATGATGAAACGGCGGTTATCTCGTTAGGCACCTATATCGCCCTGATGATGAACGGTAAGCAGTTGCCGAAGGATCCCGTGGCGTATTGGCCGATTATGTCTTCCATTCCTGAAACGCTGCTGTATGAAGGGTACGGCATTCGTAAGGGGATGTGGACGGTCAGTTGGCTGCGGGACATGCTGGGCGAATCCTTGATTCAGGATGCCAAAGCGCAGGGGCTCTCACCGGAGGATCTGCTCAATAAGAAAGCCTCGGTCGTCCCTCCGGGCTGTAACGGCCTGATGACCGTGCTGGACTGGCTGACCAATCCATGGGAGCCGTACAAACGCGGCATCATGATAGGCTTTGACTCCAGCATGGACTATGCGTGGATTTACCGCTCGATTCTGGAGAGCGTGGCGCTGACGTTGAAGAATAACTACGACAATATGTGCAATGAAATGAACCATTTCGCTAAACACATCATCATTACCGGCGGGGGTTCAAACAGCGATCTGTTTATGCAAATCTTCGCCGATGTGTTCAACCTACCGGCCAGGCGTAACGCCATTAACGGCTGCGCGAGCCTCGGCGCCGCCATCAATACGGCAGTCGGGCTGGGCCTGTATCCTTCTTATGAAACGGCCATCGACAATATGGTCCGGGTAAAAGATGTGTTTATGCCGGTTGAACAAAACGCCAGTCGTTATGAGGCGCTTAATAAAGGCATTTTCAGAGAGTTAACGCAGCACACCGACGTTATTTTGAAAAAATCGTATCAGGTGACTCACGGGAACCTGGATAACGTTGACGCCATTCAAAGCTGGTCAAACGCGTAG
- the queE gene encoding 7-carboxy-7-deazaguanine synthase QueE yields MQYPINEMFQTLQGEGYFTGVPAIFIRLQGCPVGCAWCDTKHTWDKLEDREVSLYSILAKTKESDKWGAASSEDLLAVILRQGYTARHVVITGGEPCIHDLMPLTDLLEKNGFSCQIETSGTHEVRCTPNTWVTVSPKVNMRGGYDVLSQALERANEIKHPVGRVRDIEALDELLATLSDDKPRIIALQPISQKEDATRLCIDTCIARNWRLSMQTHKYLNIA; encoded by the coding sequence ATGCAGTACCCGATTAACGAGATGTTCCAGACCCTGCAAGGTGAGGGTTACTTTACCGGCGTCCCCGCCATTTTTATTCGTTTACAGGGATGCCCGGTTGGCTGTGCCTGGTGCGATACCAAACACACCTGGGATAAGCTTGAGGATCGGGAAGTCTCCCTGTACAGCATCCTGGCCAAGACTAAAGAGAGCGACAAATGGGGCGCGGCGAGCAGCGAAGATCTGTTGGCGGTCATTTTGCGTCAGGGCTACACCGCCCGTCACGTGGTGATCACCGGTGGAGAACCTTGCATTCATGACCTGATGCCGCTGACTGACCTGCTGGAAAAAAACGGCTTTAGCTGCCAGATTGAAACCAGCGGTACCCACGAAGTACGCTGCACGCCGAATACCTGGGTGACCGTATCGCCGAAGGTGAATATGCGCGGTGGCTATGATGTGCTGTCGCAGGCGCTGGAGCGCGCAAATGAAATCAAACATCCCGTTGGGCGCGTTCGTGATATTGAAGCGCTGGATGAACTGCTGGCAACGTTGAGCGACGACAAACCGCGAATCATCGCCTTACAGCCAATCAGCCAGAAAGAAGATGCGACGCGTTTGTGTATTGATACCTGTATTGCACGTAACTGGCGTTTGTCGATGCAAACGCACAAGTATCTGAATATTGCCTGA
- a CDS encoding N-acetylmannosamine-6-phosphate 2-epimerase, translating into MKTVLDSLKGKLIVSCQALENEPLHSSFIMSRMALAAEQGGAVGIRANSVVDIRAIKESVSLPVIGIIKRDYPGSDVFITATLQEVDELMTVEPEIIALDATARPRPGGQTLEELVTQIRARYPSVLLMADIATVDEAATAERLGFDCVGTTLYGYTADTAGHVLAENDCGFLREVLAVVSIPVIAEGNVDTPERAARCLALGAHTVVVGGAITRPQQITARFVAAIAS; encoded by the coding sequence ATGAAAACTGTACTGGATTCCTTGAAAGGTAAATTAATCGTCTCCTGTCAGGCGCTGGAAAATGAGCCTCTGCACAGTTCATTTATTATGTCGCGTATGGCGCTGGCGGCAGAGCAGGGTGGTGCGGTAGGTATCCGTGCGAATAGCGTGGTGGACATTCGTGCGATCAAAGAGAGCGTCTCTCTGCCGGTGATTGGGATTATCAAGCGTGATTACCCGGGCAGCGATGTATTTATTACGGCCACCCTACAGGAAGTGGACGAGCTGATGACCGTTGAACCGGAAATTATTGCTCTGGATGCGACAGCGCGCCCGCGCCCCGGTGGACAAACGCTAGAAGAACTGGTCACGCAAATCCGCGCTCGCTACCCGTCAGTACTGCTGATGGCGGATATTGCTACCGTAGACGAAGCGGCGACCGCCGAGCGTTTGGGTTTTGACTGCGTGGGCACCACGCTCTACGGTTATACCGCCGACACTGCCGGACATGTGCTGGCGGAAAACGACTGCGGTTTTTTACGTGAGGTATTGGCTGTGGTCAGCATACCGGTCATAGCGGAAGGAAACGTCGATACCCCGGAACGCGCCGCCCGTTGCCTGGCATTAGGCGCTCACACCGTGGTGGTTGGGGGCGCTATCACCCGTCCGCAGCAGATAACGGCGCGCTTTGTCGCGGCAATCGCCTCGTAA